A stretch of Salvelinus alpinus chromosome 4, SLU_Salpinus.1, whole genome shotgun sequence DNA encodes these proteins:
- the LOC139573578 gene encoding Golgi-associated plant pathogenesis-related protein 1-like — protein sequence MGKSASKQFSEEVLQSHNEYRRKHQAPPLKLSSKLSRDATRYAESLASTRILKHSVESSRGSCGENLAWASYDQPGKDVADRWYDEVKQYNFNRPGFSSGTGHFTAMVWKGSKKLGVGKASAPDGSSFVVARYFPAGNITNQGHFDNNVLPPKD from the exons ATGGGCAAATCAG CTTCTAAGCAGTTTTCGGAGGAGGTGTTGCAGAGTCATAACGAGTATCGTAGGAAGCACCAGGCGCCCCCTCTAAAGCTGAGCAGCAAGCTGAGTAGAGATGCCACTAG GTATGCTGAGTCTCTGGCCAGCACACGGATCCTGAAGCACAGTGTTGAGTCCAGTAGGGGGAGCTGTGGCGAGAACCTGGCCTGGGCCTCCTATGaccaaccag GGAAGGATGTGGCCGACCGCTGGTATGACGAGGTAAAACAATACAACTTCAACCGCCCCGGCTTCTCCTCTGGCACAG gtcATTTCACAGCAATGGTGTGGAAGGGCAGTAAGAAGCTGGGTGTGGGGAAGGCCAGTGCGCCAGATGGCTCGTCATTTGTGGTAGCCAGGTACTTTCCAGCAGGGAACATCACCAACCAGGGACACTTTGACAACAACGTCCTGCCGCCCAAGGACTGA